One Streptomyces sp. NBC_00554 DNA segment encodes these proteins:
- a CDS encoding FUSC family protein: MPLPSVALPPWLAHALRAQRGPVPWSAVVRGALAAGPLLLVAVVAGQPSVGVVAALGAMLAGINDRPGSRRAAVRRIGVPGLAGAGGLLVGSYAGEHVGAVTLTLFLTVLGLVAGGMSAVGPVASGAGTQLLVACAIGAGMPLPEPGWQRALFYLAGAGWLIALRLALPTTAVTAGDYRFDGERDAVGAVYDAIAELLIAAGGTDATARRVALTAALDHAQDALAGPRLRRYASSGAERRLHAQYAAALPLAEAATALAWVGEAVPARAAEGPRRLATAVRTGAHTGPLPAPSRSAPALRALDDALLHAADAFDGGGTGRNLHTRRRTALSLARTAFGAGGREYGLRVALCFGASAGVAQALHHAQWYGNHSHWYWLPATAVFLVKPDLGPLASRVLCRAAGTVLGAIVFAGLAALLPRPAGLVAVVAVCGALIPVATRHFAAQTAVVTVLVLALVMVAGEPPAAWSRIGETLLACAIVLLVGHLPALGQRGGTVRARLARAVEAADAYLAHVLNEGTTDDKAGRWALRREAYRALAEARAAIDLAAAELPALARHAEGTDEVAATLERLVDTTTACAVQLDDNGRLTPRHTERIAELLHELAEGRERAGLRVKQGPEVPVAV, from the coding sequence GTGCCACTCCCCAGCGTCGCCCTGCCGCCCTGGCTCGCCCATGCCCTGCGCGCCCAGCGGGGACCCGTTCCCTGGAGCGCGGTCGTCCGGGGTGCGCTGGCGGCCGGGCCGCTGCTGCTCGTGGCGGTGGTCGCCGGGCAGCCGTCCGTCGGAGTGGTCGCGGCGCTCGGGGCCATGCTCGCCGGGATCAACGACCGGCCCGGGAGCCGGCGGGCCGCCGTCAGGAGGATTGGGGTGCCCGGCCTCGCGGGGGCCGGAGGGCTGCTCGTCGGGTCGTACGCCGGAGAGCATGTCGGGGCGGTGACCCTCACCCTGTTCCTCACTGTTCTCGGGCTCGTCGCGGGCGGCATGAGCGCCGTCGGGCCCGTCGCCTCCGGGGCCGGCACGCAGTTGCTCGTGGCCTGCGCCATCGGGGCCGGGATGCCGCTGCCCGAACCCGGGTGGCAGCGCGCGCTGTTCTACCTCGCCGGCGCCGGGTGGCTCATCGCCCTGCGGCTCGCGCTGCCGACGACCGCGGTCACCGCCGGTGACTACCGGTTCGACGGGGAGCGGGACGCCGTCGGCGCCGTGTACGACGCGATCGCCGAGCTGCTGATCGCCGCAGGGGGGACGGACGCGACCGCTCGCAGGGTCGCGCTGACCGCCGCGCTCGACCACGCACAGGACGCGCTCGCCGGGCCCCGGCTGCGGCGGTACGCCAGCTCCGGGGCCGAGCGGCGGCTGCACGCGCAGTACGCCGCCGCGCTGCCGCTCGCCGAGGCCGCGACCGCGCTCGCCTGGGTGGGCGAGGCGGTGCCCGCGCGGGCCGCGGAAGGACCCCGACGGCTCGCCACCGCCGTACGGACCGGCGCGCACACCGGACCACTGCCCGCGCCCTCCCGCTCCGCGCCCGCCCTGCGCGCCCTCGACGACGCGCTGCTGCACGCCGCCGACGCCTTCGACGGGGGCGGCACCGGAAGGAACCTGCACACCCGGCGCCGTACCGCCCTGTCCCTCGCGCGCACCGCCTTCGGCGCGGGAGGGCGTGAGTACGGGCTCCGCGTCGCCCTCTGCTTCGGCGCCAGCGCGGGCGTGGCGCAGGCCCTGCACCACGCCCAGTGGTACGGGAACCACTCCCACTGGTACTGGCTCCCCGCGACCGCCGTCTTCCTCGTCAAGCCCGACCTCGGGCCGCTCGCCTCGCGCGTGCTGTGCCGGGCGGCGGGGACCGTCCTTGGCGCCATCGTCTTCGCGGGGCTCGCCGCACTGCTGCCCAGGCCCGCAGGGCTGGTCGCCGTCGTGGCCGTATGCGGCGCCCTGATCCCCGTCGCCACACGGCACTTCGCGGCGCAGACCGCCGTCGTCACCGTGCTCGTGCTCGCCCTCGTCATGGTGGCGGGGGAGCCGCCGGCCGCCTGGAGCCGCATCGGCGAGACGCTGCTGGCCTGCGCGATCGTGCTGCTCGTCGGGCATCTGCCGGCGCTCGGGCAGCGCGGAGGGACGGTACGGGCCCGGCTCGCCCGCGCCGTGGAGGCGGCGGACGCCTACCTCGCGCATGTGCTGAACGAAGGTACGACGGACGACAAGGCCGGCCGCTGGGCCCTGCGCCGCGAGGCCTATCGCGCGCTCGCCGAAGCCCGTGCCGCGATCGACCTCGCCGCCGCCGAACTCCCCGCCCTCGCACGGCACGCGGAGGGCACGGACGAGGTGGCGGCCACCCTGGAACGACTCGTCGACACGACCACGGCGTGCGCCGTCCAGCTCGACGACAACGGGCGGCTCACGCCCCGCCACACCGAGCGGATCGCCG
- a CDS encoding YfcC family protein yields the protein MDTEEPPRKHKFTFPSALTVLAIVTIAVWALAFLIPSGQYDRDDAGAPVQGTYHRVDSGQSFVDRLNDLFLSPVNGLYGVQDETSGQVGPDMAGELYGSAGVFLFVLAIGAFITVVFATGALDRGIGRLAHRLRERGALLIAGVMVVFSVLGTVEGFAEETLGFYGLIVPLMLALGYDRMVAVGTIILGAGIGVLCSTVNPFATGVASSAADISLGDGIVLRFVMWVVLTAVTVAYVIRYARRVQKTPDRSLTGFLPGDREQASEAAGEVPELTGLHKAVLVATALVFAFMIFSVVPWASALTGEADATPYGFELGWSFPQLAALFLCAAVLIGLVARMGEQKLSATIIQGAADFISPALVIVLARGVTVIMNNSKITDTVLHSIEGVVKGTSSGVFAIIVFVVNLPLAFLIPSTSGHATLAMPILAPLADFAGVSRAVVVTAWQSASGWMNLWVPTTAVTIGGVALAKVGYDKYLRFVWPLLAILFLLICGFVAAGAAMT from the coding sequence ATCGACACCGAAGAGCCTCCGCGTAAACACAAGTTCACCTTTCCCAGCGCGCTGACCGTCCTCGCCATCGTCACGATCGCGGTCTGGGCGCTGGCATTTCTGATCCCATCCGGGCAGTACGACCGCGACGACGCGGGCGCACCCGTCCAGGGCACCTACCACCGGGTCGACTCCGGCCAGAGCTTCGTCGACCGGCTCAACGACCTCTTCCTCTCTCCCGTCAACGGCCTCTACGGCGTCCAGGACGAGACGAGCGGGCAGGTCGGGCCCGACATGGCCGGTGAACTGTACGGCAGCGCGGGCGTGTTCCTCTTCGTGCTCGCCATCGGGGCCTTCATCACCGTCGTCTTCGCCACGGGCGCCCTCGACCGGGGCATCGGCCGTCTCGCCCACCGGCTGCGCGAGCGGGGGGCGTTGCTCATCGCGGGCGTGATGGTGGTGTTCTCGGTGCTCGGCACGGTGGAGGGCTTCGCCGAGGAGACGCTCGGCTTCTACGGGCTGATCGTGCCGTTGATGCTGGCGCTCGGGTACGACCGGATGGTGGCCGTCGGCACGATCATTCTCGGTGCCGGGATCGGCGTGCTGTGCTCGACGGTGAACCCCTTCGCGACGGGTGTGGCCTCGTCCGCCGCGGACATCTCGCTCGGTGACGGCATCGTGCTGAGGTTCGTGATGTGGGTGGTGCTGACGGCGGTGACGGTCGCGTACGTCATCCGGTACGCGCGACGCGTACAGAAGACCCCGGACCGGTCGCTCACCGGGTTCCTGCCCGGCGACCGCGAGCAGGCGAGTGAGGCCGCGGGCGAGGTGCCCGAGCTGACCGGCCTGCACAAGGCGGTCCTTGTCGCGACGGCGCTGGTCTTCGCCTTCATGATCTTCTCGGTGGTGCCCTGGGCGAGCGCGCTCACGGGCGAGGCGGACGCGACACCGTACGGCTTCGAACTCGGCTGGTCCTTCCCGCAGTTGGCGGCGCTGTTCCTGTGCGCGGCGGTGCTGATCGGGCTGGTGGCGCGGATGGGCGAGCAGAAGCTGAGCGCGACGATCATCCAGGGCGCGGCGGACTTCATCTCACCGGCGCTGGTGATCGTGCTGGCGCGCGGAGTCACCGTGATCATGAACAACTCGAAGATCACCGACACCGTGCTGCATTCCATCGAGGGCGTCGTGAAGGGCACCTCCTCGGGCGTCTTCGCGATCATCGTCTTCGTCGTGAACCTGCCGCTGGCCTTCCTCATCCCCTCCACCTCGGGCCACGCGACCCTGGCCATGCCGATCCTCGCCCCGCTCGCCGACTTCGCGGGCGTCTCCCGCGCGGTGGTCGTCACCGCCTGGCAGTCCGCCAGCGGCTGGATGAACCTCTGGGTCCCCACCACCGCCGTCACCATCGGCGGCGTCGCCCTCGCCAAGGTCGGCTACGACAAGTACCTCCGCTTCGTCTGGCCGCTCCTCGCCATCCTGTTCCTGCTGATCTGCGGGTTCGTGGCGGCCGGGGCGGCGATGACCTGA
- a CDS encoding uracil-DNA glycosylase — translation MDVGGLAELDGRITECRACPRLVEWREDVARTKRAAFADETYWGRPVPGFGPADASLLIVGLAPAAHGANRTGRMFTGDRSGDVLYAALHEVGLASRGTAVSADDGLELYGVRITSPVHCAPPANKPTPDERDACRPWLVRELELLRPSLRAVVVLGAFGWQAALPAFAAAGWAVPRPRPAFAHGARLTLGAPLESGPPLASGSIELFGCFHVSQRNTFTGRLTPAMLRDVLYAAADAAGLPTKPYPG, via the coding sequence ATGGATGTCGGCGGTCTTGCGGAGTTGGACGGGCGGATCACGGAGTGCCGGGCCTGTCCCCGCCTTGTCGAGTGGCGTGAGGACGTGGCCCGTACCAAGCGCGCGGCCTTCGCCGACGAGACGTACTGGGGACGGCCGGTCCCGGGGTTCGGACCCGCCGACGCGTCCCTGCTGATCGTCGGCCTCGCGCCCGCCGCGCACGGTGCGAACCGGACCGGGCGGATGTTCACGGGGGACCGCTCCGGCGATGTGCTCTACGCGGCGCTGCACGAGGTGGGGCTCGCGTCGAGGGGGACCGCGGTGAGCGCGGACGACGGGCTGGAGCTGTACGGCGTACGCATCACCTCGCCCGTGCACTGCGCTCCGCCGGCCAACAAGCCGACCCCGGACGAGCGGGACGCCTGCCGGCCGTGGCTCGTGCGGGAACTGGAGCTGCTGCGGCCCTCACTGCGGGCGGTCGTCGTGCTCGGAGCCTTCGGGTGGCAGGCCGCGCTGCCCGCCTTCGCCGCGGCGGGGTGGGCGGTGCCCCGTCCCCGCCCCGCGTTCGCACACGGAGCGCGGCTCACGCTCGGAGCGCCGCTCGAGTCCGGACCGCCGCTCGCATCCGGCTCGATCGAGCTCTTCGGATGCTTCCACGTCAGCCAGCGCAACACCTTCACCGGGCGGCTTACCCCCGCGATGCTGCGGGACGTGCTGTACGCGGCGGCGGATGCGGCGGGGCTGCCGACGAAGCCGTATCCGGGCTAG
- a CDS encoding glycoside hydrolase family 6 protein gives MPSLRALLAVALVGLCCTGASGAADDPFWVDPDSRAARQAAEWRATGRTADALLMDRIATRAQAEWLNGPGPEAVVRDRTTAAARQGRTAVLVAYYIPNRDCGAYSGGGAPTAAAYRTWVDEFAAGLGDRGAYVIVEPDAVAQLVAGCTRVVAKERYALLAYAVDRFKRQPGTRVYLDAGNSAWIPEAWRMVDALTESGVSRADGVALNVSNFQTDAASSAYGKQLSEELGGTHFVVDTSRNGNGPYTGTDSWCNPPGRALGTPPTVLTGDPLIDAYLWIKRPGESDGTCRGGPAAGQWWESHALELARNAGTP, from the coding sequence GTGCCGTCGCTGAGAGCACTCCTGGCCGTCGCGCTCGTCGGTCTCTGCTGCACCGGCGCCTCCGGTGCCGCCGACGACCCCTTCTGGGTGGACCCCGACTCCCGCGCCGCCCGGCAGGCCGCCGAGTGGCGGGCCACCGGACGCACCGCGGACGCCCTGCTCATGGACCGCATCGCCACCCGCGCCCAGGCCGAGTGGCTCAACGGGCCCGGCCCGGAAGCGGTCGTGCGGGACCGTACGACCGCGGCCGCGCGCCAGGGACGTACGGCCGTGCTCGTCGCGTACTACATCCCGAACCGCGACTGCGGCGCCTACTCCGGCGGAGGAGCACCGACCGCGGCGGCCTACCGCACCTGGGTCGACGAGTTCGCGGCGGGCCTCGGCGACCGGGGCGCGTACGTGATCGTCGAACCGGACGCCGTGGCCCAGCTGGTGGCGGGCTGCACCCGGGTCGTGGCGAAGGAGCGGTACGCGCTGCTCGCGTACGCCGTCGACCGCTTCAAGCGGCAACCGGGCACCCGCGTCTACCTCGACGCGGGCAACTCCGCCTGGATTCCCGAGGCATGGCGCATGGTCGACGCCCTGACGGAGTCGGGGGTCTCCCGCGCGGACGGCGTCGCGCTCAACGTCTCCAACTTCCAGACCGACGCGGCCAGTTCGGCGTACGGGAAGCAGCTGTCGGAGGAGCTGGGCGGCACGCACTTCGTCGTCGACACGAGCAGGAACGGCAACGGGCCCTACACCGGTACGGATTCCTGGTGCAATCCGCCGGGCAGGGCCCTGGGTACGCCGCCGACCGTCCTGACGGGGGATCCGCTGATCGACGCGTATCTGTGGATCAAACGGCCGGGGGAGTCGGACGGGACGTGCCGGGGCGGGCCGGCGGCCGGGCAGTGGTGGGAGTCGCACGCGCTGGAGCTGGCGCGGAACGCGGGTACGCCTTAG
- a CDS encoding asparaginase yields the protein MKIAHRTAALLCTFAVAAGVSLSSASAQPKEKEDVPEVAVIGTGGTISGVSTSRVSFQDYKSGQLAISKMVDELRPEVDGVADVTTEQFGNKGSGGYSIADYRKLTASVDAALKKNDAVVVTTGTDTMEEFAYWLDLTVRSDKPVILTGSMRPWTVIGTDAPANLYNAIKLAASNKTKCYGTVVMLNDQIQAAREVRKTNALRMDTFESGPSGELGVIDQDNIRLNRAPARVQKCGKASWRTPFDLDRIVGKVSDKESTPLPRVEIAYSYQDAGGEAITAFADAGAKGIVTAGTGAGGISPAMSTARTEAVKKGVTFASTTRTGSGAVYGSSDTTGVIGAEDLTAQKARLLLLLSLAATGDEKQIRTWFATLGTAQFTTK from the coding sequence GTGAAGATCGCCCACCGTACAGCCGCCCTGCTCTGTACGTTCGCCGTCGCCGCAGGGGTCTCGCTGTCCAGCGCGAGTGCCCAGCCCAAGGAGAAGGAGGATGTGCCCGAGGTCGCCGTGATCGGGACCGGCGGCACCATCTCCGGAGTCAGTACCAGCCGCGTCTCCTTCCAGGACTACAAGTCGGGGCAGCTCGCGATCTCCAAGATGGTGGACGAGTTGCGGCCCGAGGTGGACGGGGTCGCCGATGTGACGACCGAGCAGTTCGGGAACAAGGGGTCGGGCGGGTACTCCATCGCGGACTACCGCAAGCTCACCGCGTCCGTCGACGCCGCGCTCAAGAAGAACGACGCGGTGGTGGTGACCACTGGTACGGACACGATGGAGGAGTTCGCGTACTGGCTCGACCTGACCGTGCGCAGCGACAAGCCGGTGATCCTCACCGGCTCGATGCGGCCGTGGACGGTCATCGGCACCGACGCGCCCGCCAATCTCTACAACGCGATCAAGCTGGCCGCGAGCAACAAGACGAAGTGCTACGGCACCGTCGTCATGCTCAACGACCAGATCCAGGCCGCGCGGGAGGTCCGCAAGACCAACGCCCTGCGCATGGACACCTTCGAGAGCGGCCCCTCCGGGGAACTCGGCGTCATCGACCAGGACAACATCCGGCTCAACCGGGCGCCGGCCCGCGTCCAGAAGTGCGGCAAGGCGAGCTGGCGTACACCCTTCGACCTGGACCGGATCGTCGGCAAGGTGAGTGACAAGGAGAGCACGCCACTGCCGAGGGTGGAGATCGCGTACTCGTACCAGGACGCCGGCGGTGAGGCGATCACGGCGTTCGCGGACGCCGGGGCGAAGGGCATCGTGACCGCGGGCACGGGCGCCGGAGGCATCTCGCCCGCGATGTCGACCGCGCGGACCGAGGCGGTGAAGAAGGGGGTGACGTTCGCGTCGACCACCCGTACCGGGTCGGGGGCGGTGTACGGCTCGTCCGACACCACCGGCGTCATCGGCGCGGAGGATCTGACCGCGCAGAAGGCCCGGCTCCTCCTGCTCCTCTCACTCGCGGCGACGGGCGACGAGAAGCAGATACGGACGTGGTTCGCAACGCTGGGGACGGCGCAGTTCACCACGAAGTAA
- a CDS encoding RidA family protein, which produces MVQRVTVPSLFTPPLYSHASVVEAGTKLAFLAGSVPLDAKGNIVGEADPVRQAQQVLANLDEQLRAVGSDMTHVVSTDVYVVGSEPAVLSAVWEVVEASGLSVGPHSSTLIGVACLGYTGQLVEITATAVVPEPDRT; this is translated from the coding sequence ATGGTTCAGCGCGTCACCGTCCCCAGCCTCTTCACCCCGCCCCTCTACTCCCACGCGTCCGTGGTCGAGGCAGGCACGAAGCTCGCCTTCCTCGCCGGGTCCGTACCCCTCGACGCCAAGGGGAACATCGTCGGCGAGGCCGATCCCGTACGGCAGGCCCAGCAGGTGCTGGCCAATCTCGACGAGCAACTGCGCGCGGTCGGCAGCGACATGACGCATGTCGTGTCGACCGACGTGTACGTCGTCGGCAGTGAGCCGGCGGTGCTGTCCGCGGTCTGGGAGGTCGTCGAGGCGTCCGGGCTCAGCGTCGGCCCGCACTCGTCGACGCTGATCGGGGTGGCCTGCCTCGGGTACACCGGCCAGCTGGTGGAGATCACGGCAACCGCAGTCGTGCCCGAGCCGGACCGCACCTAA
- a CDS encoding NCS1 family nucleobase:cation symporter-1: MSLADRAEATGTAAFVPDPRLTNEDLAPAQKRNWKVFDLFAMWMSDVHNLGNYTFAAGLLVLGMNVWQIFTSLLVGFVIIYAGMNLMGRIGQRTGVPFPVVSRISFGVWGANIPALIRAVIAIMWYGIQTYLASVAVNVMLLAAWPGLESWTHHSFLGLDALGWVSFVALWLIQAMIISQGMESVRKFQDFCGPAIWLVMIALAIWVLSKAGWTISLTSTPHPVSVGEQWRQWFGAIGLILATYGTLMLNFCDFSRFAPGYKTVKRGNFWGLPINSTAFVIVSVIVTAGSIEVFGEAITDPALLVAKVGNTWVLVLGALTFAIATMGVNIVANFVSPAYDLANVWPQKITFRIGGMISTVAALLVTPWNLFSNPTVVNYFLGGLGAFLGPLFGVIMLDYYWVKRGRVDVDQLFNAQPGSPYYYKKGVNPKALWAFLPSAAVAAVLALVKDFSDVAPYSWFIGTALAAGLYAVLCRSERAAVPASVAG, translated from the coding sequence GTGTCCCTCGCCGACCGTGCCGAAGCCACCGGCACCGCCGCGTTCGTCCCCGATCCCCGCCTCACCAACGAAGACCTCGCGCCCGCGCAGAAGCGGAACTGGAAGGTCTTCGACCTCTTCGCCATGTGGATGTCCGACGTCCACAACCTCGGCAACTACACGTTCGCGGCAGGCCTGTTGGTCCTCGGCATGAACGTCTGGCAGATCTTCACCTCGCTGCTCGTCGGCTTCGTGATCATCTACGCCGGGATGAACCTGATGGGCCGGATCGGGCAGCGCACCGGTGTGCCCTTCCCCGTCGTCAGCCGCATCAGCTTCGGCGTCTGGGGTGCCAACATCCCCGCGCTGATCAGGGCTGTCATCGCCATCATGTGGTACGGCATCCAGACCTATCTGGCGTCGGTCGCGGTCAACGTGATGCTGCTCGCGGCCTGGCCAGGGCTGGAGTCCTGGACCCACCACTCCTTCCTCGGCCTGGACGCGCTCGGCTGGGTGTCGTTCGTCGCGCTCTGGCTGATCCAGGCGATGATCATCAGCCAGGGCATGGAGTCGGTCCGCAAGTTCCAGGACTTCTGCGGCCCTGCCATCTGGCTGGTCATGATCGCGCTCGCCATCTGGGTTCTGTCCAAGGCGGGTTGGACCATCTCCCTCACCTCGACCCCGCACCCGGTGTCGGTCGGCGAGCAGTGGCGGCAGTGGTTCGGCGCGATCGGGCTGATCCTTGCCACCTACGGCACCCTGATGCTCAACTTCTGCGACTTCTCGCGCTTCGCGCCCGGCTACAAGACCGTCAAGCGCGGCAACTTCTGGGGCCTGCCCATCAATTCGACGGCCTTCGTGATCGTCTCGGTCATCGTCACGGCCGGTTCCATCGAGGTGTTCGGCGAGGCCATCACCGACCCGGCGCTGCTCGTCGCCAAGGTCGGCAACACCTGGGTCCTCGTCCTCGGCGCCCTGACCTTCGCCATCGCCACCATGGGCGTCAACATCGTCGCCAACTTCGTCTCACCGGCGTACGACCTCGCCAACGTCTGGCCGCAGAAGATCACCTTCAGGATCGGCGGCATGATCAGTACGGTCGCCGCACTCCTTGTGACCCCCTGGAACCTCTTCTCCAACCCCACGGTCGTCAACTACTTCCTCGGCGGCCTCGGCGCCTTCCTGGGACCGCTGTTCGGCGTGATCATGCTCGACTACTACTGGGTCAAGCGCGGCCGCGTCGACGTCGACCAGCTCTTCAACGCCCAGCCGGGATCGCCCTATTACTACAAAAAGGGCGTCAACCCCAAGGCGCTGTGGGCGTTCCTGCCCTCCGCGGCGGTCGCGGCGGTGCTCGCGCTGGTCAAGGACTTCAGCGACGTGGCCCCGTACTCCTGGTTCATCGGTACGGCGCTGGCGGCCGGACTGTACGCGGTGCTGTGCCGCTCGGAGCGCGCCGCCGTCCCCGCTTCTGTGGCGGGCTGA
- a CDS encoding peptidoglycan recognition family protein, with amino-acid sequence MTVPPTSHRARSRVTRRGLIGAAGAVAAGAALTPVVMANTTPDATDPGAAEAGTNSETFPRTRAKAATGEGPVEAAFPIGYVGVSWAGTSETVGGGIRLTDADGGKGTWKSLSGSGCSGSNGGALLIPADQASGYELKAPDGASGLRSLALDTTQGPRREVAVPKDTTRVRGVAYLSRAAWGADESLRFKADGTENSPTAYYPFQTITVHHTDTPNGDPDPAATVRAIYQFHAVTNDWGDIGYHFLIDEKGRIYEGRYSGDDGIPAHDADGKLVTAFHVGGFNSGNLGIALLGTLVDQGPTDAARTALTRLTRVLTRLHGVDPKAQVTYTNPVNGTKKDVPEISGHRDWMETDCPGGTMYGELAALREAVAGS; translated from the coding sequence ATGACTGTTCCCCCCACCTCCCACCGCGCCCGGTCCCGTGTCACACGGCGCGGGTTGATCGGCGCCGCGGGCGCGGTCGCGGCAGGCGCCGCGCTCACGCCCGTCGTGATGGCGAACACCACGCCCGACGCCACGGACCCGGGTGCCGCCGAGGCCGGTACGAACTCCGAGACCTTCCCCAGGACCCGCGCCAAGGCGGCCACCGGCGAAGGGCCCGTAGAGGCGGCCTTCCCCATCGGTTACGTGGGCGTGAGCTGGGCCGGTACGAGTGAAACCGTGGGCGGCGGCATCCGGCTGACCGACGCCGACGGAGGCAAGGGCACCTGGAAGTCCCTGAGTGGCAGCGGCTGTTCGGGCAGCAACGGCGGCGCGCTGCTCATCCCCGCCGACCAGGCTTCCGGTTACGAGCTGAAGGCACCGGACGGCGCGAGCGGTCTGCGCTCGCTGGCCCTCGACACCACGCAGGGCCCGCGGCGCGAGGTCGCCGTACCGAAGGACACGACCCGCGTGCGGGGCGTCGCCTACCTGTCGCGCGCGGCCTGGGGCGCGGACGAGTCGCTGCGCTTCAAGGCGGACGGTACGGAGAACTCGCCGACGGCGTACTACCCGTTCCAGACGATCACGGTCCACCACACCGACACCCCCAACGGCGACCCGGACCCGGCCGCCACGGTGCGCGCGATCTACCAGTTCCACGCGGTCACCAACGACTGGGGCGACATCGGCTACCACTTCCTCATCGACGAGAAGGGCCGTATCTACGAGGGCCGTTACTCGGGCGACGACGGCATCCCCGCGCACGACGCCGACGGCAAGCTCGTCACCGCCTTCCACGTGGGCGGCTTCAACTCGGGCAACCTCGGCATCGCCCTCCTCGGCACCCTGGTCGACCAGGGCCCCACCGACGCCGCCCGCACTGCCCTCACCCGCCTGACCCGAGTCCTGACCCGCCTCCACGGCGTCGACCCCAAGGCCCAGGTCACGTACACCAACCCGGTCAACGGCACCAAGAAGGACGTCCCCGAAATCAGCGGCCACCGCGACTGGATGGAGACGGACTGCCCGGGCGGGACGATGTACGGGGAGCTCGCGGCGCTGCGGGAGGCGGTGGCCGGGAGCTGA
- a CDS encoding GntR family transcriptional regulator — translation MTKIEPLGAVRERVLAALRQEIIAGRLRPGDRLVERELAERFGVSRVPVREAIRSLVGEGFVHFETPRRTVVRRLTPTDVKELFELREALEVYAAGLAASRSTPQDLAELRELLDRATTATRAGDAETITDINTRFHDRILAMAGNGLLISVMEPVDGRLRWLTRQNEEWPQLLTEHHELYDSIASGDPDRARAHALAHVQANYRSTVRHLFGDG, via the coding sequence ATGACGAAGATCGAACCCCTGGGTGCGGTGCGGGAGCGCGTTCTCGCCGCGCTACGGCAGGAGATCATCGCCGGACGGCTGCGCCCCGGTGACCGGCTGGTCGAACGCGAGCTCGCCGAGCGCTTCGGGGTCTCCCGGGTCCCGGTCCGCGAGGCGATCCGTTCACTGGTCGGCGAGGGGTTCGTGCACTTCGAGACGCCGCGCCGCACGGTGGTGCGCCGGCTGACCCCGACCGACGTGAAGGAACTCTTCGAACTGCGCGAGGCCCTCGAGGTCTACGCGGCCGGGCTCGCCGCCTCCCGCTCCACACCGCAAGACCTCGCGGAACTACGGGAGTTGCTCGACCGCGCGACGACCGCGACCCGCGCCGGGGACGCCGAGACGATCACCGACATCAACACCCGTTTCCACGACCGCATCCTCGCCATGGCGGGCAACGGCCTGCTGATCTCCGTCATGGAACCGGTCGACGGCCGCCTGCGCTGGCTCACCCGGCAGAACGAGGAGTGGCCCCAACTCCTCACCGAACACCACGAGTTGTACGACTCCATCGCATCCGGCGACCCGGACCGCGCCCGCGCGCACGCCCTCGCACACGTCCAGGCCAACTACCGGTCGACGGTGCGCCATCTCTTCGGGGACGGCTAG
- a CDS encoding aspartate/glutamate racemase family protein, producing the protein MRIVVTNCNTTQEMTEEIVRGARAAAGPGTTVTGLTPAWGPESAEGWLDSHLSAAAVLDTLRTYEGPYDAVVMAGFGEHGREGARELLDVPVVDITEAAAHLACLLGRRYGVVTTLERSRGQIEDSLHTAGVAAHCAAVVGTGLGVLDLGDAQRTEDAFVAAAERARAAGAEVLVLGCAGMTGLQRAVGEKLGLPVVDGVAAAVKLAESLVSLGLTTSRAGSYAKPLPKRRTWGSPGGTGTGTGTGTGRGTASPPSE; encoded by the coding sequence GTGCGGATCGTCGTCACCAACTGCAACACGACGCAGGAGATGACCGAGGAGATCGTACGAGGTGCCCGGGCCGCCGCAGGCCCGGGCACCACCGTGACCGGGCTGACGCCCGCCTGGGGACCGGAGTCCGCGGAGGGCTGGCTCGACAGCCATCTCTCCGCGGCGGCCGTCCTCGACACCCTGCGGACGTACGAGGGTCCCTACGACGCCGTCGTCATGGCCGGGTTCGGGGAACACGGACGCGAGGGCGCCCGGGAACTCCTCGACGTACCCGTCGTCGACATCACCGAGGCCGCCGCCCATCTCGCGTGCCTGCTAGGGCGGCGGTACGGGGTCGTCACCACCCTGGAGCGCTCGCGCGGCCAGATCGAGGACAGCCTGCACACGGCCGGGGTCGCCGCCCACTGCGCCGCCGTCGTCGGCACCGGGCTCGGCGTCCTCGACCTCGGCGACGCCCAGCGCACCGAGGATGCCTTCGTGGCAGCCGCCGAGCGGGCCCGGGCGGCCGGCGCCGAGGTGCTCGTCCTCGGGTGCGCCGGGATGACCGGGCTGCAGCGGGCGGTGGGGGAGAAGCTGGGGCTGCCCGTCGTCGACGGGGTGGCCGCGGCGGTCAAGCTCGCCGAGTCGCTCGTCTCGCTGGGGCTCACGACCAGCCGGGCGGGGAGCTATGCGAAGCCATTGCCGAAGCGGCGGACGTGGGGGTCCCCCGGAGGTACGGGTACGGGTACGGGCACCGGTACTGGCAGGGGCACGGCCTCGCCTCCGTCGGAGTGA